A DNA window from Gemella massiliensis contains the following coding sequences:
- a CDS encoding 1-phosphofructokinase family hexose kinase: MYYTITLNPAVDMLVSAENFELGKLNRTKEAQYVVGGKGINISMLLNNVNVETKALGFVAGFTGYFIKSELDKLGIHYDFVETAGVTRINMKLKTETETEINGQSSAVNNKNIVEFFTKLENLTDNDVVFLSGNVISGMNIENFKRIAKTISQKGALLVVDSNKDLVLETLQYKPFVVKPNEFELGEMFGVKIINEKDILTYATKLKDHGAKNVLVSRGAKGAILLTENNEVYSVNVAKGDIISTVAAGDSMLAMFVAMYNKTKNYEIALKYASAAGGATSFSVGVGSKELIETVVEQINVKKIK, translated from the coding sequence GTGTATTATACAATAACTCTTAATCCGGCTGTCGATATGCTAGTTAGTGCTGAAAATTTCGAACTTGGAAAACTTAACAGAACAAAAGAAGCGCAATATGTAGTCGGCGGCAAAGGAATTAATATTTCAATGTTATTAAATAATGTTAATGTAGAAACTAAGGCACTTGGTTTTGTGGCAGGTTTTACAGGTTATTTTATAAAATCAGAACTAGATAAGCTAGGTATTCATTATGATTTTGTAGAAACTGCCGGAGTAACAAGAATCAATATGAAACTTAAAACCGAAACCGAAACTGAAATAAATGGACAAAGTAGTGCTGTAAATAATAAAAATATCGTAGAATTTTTTACGAAATTGGAAAATCTAACAGACAATGATGTCGTTTTTCTATCAGGAAATGTTATTAGCGGTATGAATATTGAAAATTTTAAACGTATTGCTAAAACTATTTCACAAAAAGGTGCCTTACTCGTTGTTGACAGTAATAAAGATCTGGTATTGGAAACATTACAATATAAACCGTTTGTAGTAAAACCGAATGAATTTGAACTGGGAGAAATGTTCGGAGTAAAAATTATCAACGAAAAAGATATTTTGACTTATGCAACGAAATTAAAAGACCACGGAGCAAAAAATGTCCTTGTTTCACGTGGAGCAAAAGGAGCAATACTTCTTACAGAAAACAATGAAGTTTATTCGGTTAATGTAGCTAAAGGAGATATTATTTCAACGGTGGCAGCAGGTGATAGTATGCTTGCTATGTTTGTTGCTATGTATAATAAAACAAAAAATTATGAAATAGCGTTAAAATATGCCTCTGCGGCAGGGGGTGCTACGTCATTTTCGGTCGGTGTCGGCAGTAAAGAATTAATTGAAACGGTAGTAGAACAAATAAATGTTAAAAAAATAAAATAA
- a CDS encoding PTS sugar transporter subunit IIA, whose translation MKLTDVINFDLIQFNFSATDKQEALDKLTTLLVEKDIIANKKSFYDALMTREKQSTTGVGEGIAIPHAKSADFNKAMIIYAKSDTGVEWESFDGQPANHIFMICAPDSGADEHLKALASLSQALMDIDVKNGLNKATTKEEVEKVFTNFIAKTETTKKKKTKKNYRPKKKLILSL comes from the coding sequence ATGAAATTAACAGATGTTATAAATTTTGACTTAATACAATTTAATTTCAGTGCAACTGATAAACAAGAAGCATTGGATAAACTTACAACATTATTAGTTGAAAAAGATATTATCGCTAACAAGAAAAGCTTTTATGATGCTTTAATGACACGTGAAAAGCAATCAACAACAGGTGTTGGTGAGGGTATTGCTATTCCTCATGCTAAAAGTGCAGATTTTAATAAAGCTATGATTATTTATGCAAAAAGTGATACCGGTGTTGAATGGGAAAGCTTTGACGGTCAACCTGCCAACCATATCTTTATGATTTGTGCACCGGACAGTGGTGCTGATGAACATTTAAAGGCGTTAGCTTCACTTTCGCAAGCATTAATGGATATTGATGTGAAAAACGGTTTAAACAAAGCAACTACAAAAGAAGAAGTAGAAAAAGTATTTACAAACTTTATAGCAAAAACCGAAACTACAAAAAAAAAGAAAACCAAGAAAAATTATCGACCGAA
- a CDS encoding superoxide dismutase — MTFKLPELPYGFDFLEPVIDAKTMEIHHDKHHATYVNNLNAALEKHPEFEAKCVCGLLRNIEKVPTDIRQAVINNGGGHHNHSLFWKSLTKVDSSEFSGLIKEKVDAELGGYEEFVKSFSTAAATRFGSGWAWLVLNKEGKLAVTSTANQDSPYLSGLYPLLCLDVWEHAYYLNYQNRRPDYIREFFRIVNWDYVNERLTKGLEYFKK; from the coding sequence ATGACATTCAAATTACCAGAATTACCTTATGGATTTGATTTTTTAGAACCGGTTATCGATGCTAAAACTATGGAAATTCATCACGATAAACACCATGCTACATATGTTAATAACTTAAATGCGGCATTAGAAAAACACCCTGAATTCGAAGCGAAGTGTGTTTGTGGTTTACTTCGTAACATAGAAAAAGTTCCAACCGACATTCGTCAAGCTGTAATAAATAATGGCGGCGGACATCACAATCACTCACTATTTTGGAAATCTTTAACTAAAGTAGACAGCTCAGAATTTTCAGGATTAATTAAAGAAAAAGTTGATGCTGAATTAGGTGGATATGAAGAATTTGTAAAAAGTTTTTCTACTGCTGCAGCTACAAGATTTGGTAGTGGTTGGGCATGGTTGGTACTGAATAAAGAAGGAAAACTAGCAGTAACTTCAACAGCTAATCAAGACAGCCCATATTTGAGCGGTTTATACCCATTATTATGTCTTGATGTATGGGAGCATGCTTACTATTTAAACTACCAAAATCGCCGTCCGGATTACATTAGAGAGTTTTTCCGCATCGTAAATTGGGACTATGTAAATGAACGTTTAACAAAAGGTTTAGAATATTTTAAAAAATAA
- a CDS encoding metallophosphoesterase — MLGNWKTFAVFIGVAVFYEFLILLLWFGLKWMITPYTTQKVRLWLCIILFIVADFSILSYILRLGAPIVNYGNIWFFYFSNGFVALVVLTILYRILKLFKISLSQGISLTLTGIFLLNMTALGLFWAYSPTVKNQTVKVNKHLEKPLKIAMVADLHLGTFFGNNQLEKLNTIIENQKPDVVIIAGDIMDDDMVMYKKLNMGKTLSKLHAPLGVYTVMGNHDHNTEDIINEISKTGIKTLADETVKLTDDITLVGRKDRSVSRDRLTTMDLLKNVDTDKTTILIDHQPNAVETHSLLPIDVQLSGHTHRGQIWPFNYITDKVYVLDHGYKKINNKHFFTTSGYGFWGPPFKTTARSEVWIINLEGK, encoded by the coding sequence ATGTTGGGTAATTGGAAAACATTCGCCGTATTTATAGGGGTTGCTGTTTTTTATGAATTTTTGATACTTCTTCTCTGGTTTGGTTTAAAATGGATGATAACTCCATATACAACGCAAAAAGTTAGACTTTGGCTTTGTATAATATTGTTTATAGTTGCCGATTTTTCAATATTAAGTTATATACTGAGACTTGGTGCACCTATTGTAAATTATGGAAATATTTGGTTTTTCTATTTCAGTAACGGCTTTGTGGCTTTAGTTGTTTTGACTATTTTATACCGGATACTAAAATTATTTAAAATAAGTTTATCACAAGGCATAAGTTTAACACTTACAGGTATATTTTTACTAAATATGACTGCACTGGGATTATTTTGGGCATATTCACCGACAGTAAAAAATCAAACTGTAAAAGTTAATAAACACCTTGAAAAACCACTTAAAATCGCTATGGTAGCCGATTTACATCTCGGAACCTTCTTCGGTAACAATCAACTTGAAAAGTTAAACACAATAATAGAAAACCAAAAACCTGATGTTGTTATTATTGCCGGGGATATAATGGATGATGATATGGTTATGTACAAAAAACTTAACATGGGAAAAACTCTTAGCAAACTTCACGCTCCCCTCGGTGTTTATACTGTAATGGGAAATCACGATCATAACACGGAAGATATTATTAATGAAATTTCTAAAACAGGGATAAAAACTCTTGCGGATGAAACCGTAAAATTAACCGACGATATAACACTCGTCGGGCGTAAAGATAGAAGTGTTAGTAGAGATAGATTAACGACTATGGATTTATTAAAAAATGTTGATACCGATAAGACTACAATTTTAATAGATCATCAACCGAATGCCGTAGAAACACACAGTTTATTACCGATTGACGTACAATTATCCGGACATACTCACCGTGGTCAAATTTGGCCGTTTAATTATATAACAGATAAGGTCTATGTTTTAGATCATGGCTATAAAAAAATCAATAATAAACACTTCTTTACTACAAGCGGTTACGGTTTCTGGGGTCCACCATTCAAAACAACCGCTCGCTCGGAAGTTTGGATAATAAATTTAGAAGGGAAGTAA
- a CDS encoding DeoR/GlpR family DNA-binding transcription regulator: MRNERHNKILELLEKNGFVTLQELIEKLGVSEATVRRDLTLLEEKNLLYRTHGGASKKTSARGLEESVIIKRSENIKDKKEVARYIANNIIESGQTIYLDAGTSTFEIIDFLRDKRITVVTNSSYHLARLIHNKIHTIILGGTIKHSTQAVIGHSAIKQLENYSFDMCFVGCNGVDAKFGLTTAEESEAFIKQIALKNSKRKFILADKTKFGHRKFQKFADLKDVTIISYSVPEEFKIYDNIIEVKTKEDK; the protein is encoded by the coding sequence ATGAGAAACGAAAGGCACAATAAAATATTAGAGTTATTAGAAAAAAACGGTTTTGTTACTCTTCAAGAATTAATAGAAAAACTCGGGGTGTCAGAGGCAACCGTTCGTCGTGATTTGACCTTGCTTGAAGAAAAAAATCTACTTTACAGAACTCATGGCGGTGCATCTAAAAAAACATCAGCACGCGGTTTAGAAGAAAGTGTTATTATTAAACGTTCAGAAAATATTAAAGATAAAAAAGAAGTTGCAAGATATATAGCAAACAATATTATAGAATCCGGTCAAACAATTTATCTTGATGCCGGGACTTCAACATTTGAAATAATTGATTTTCTTCGTGATAAAAGAATTACCGTTGTAACTAATTCAAGTTATCACTTAGCAAGATTAATACACAACAAAATCCACACTATTATTTTAGGTGGAACAATTAAACACTCAACACAAGCTGTAATCGGTCATTCCGCAATAAAACAACTTGAAAATTACAGTTTTGATATGTGTTTTGTCGGTTGTAACGGTGTAGATGCGAAGTTCGGGCTTACTACCGCCGAAGAGAGTGAAGCATTTATTAAACAAATAGCCCTAAAAAATAGTAAAAGAAAATTCATCTTGGCTGATAAAACAAAATTTGGGCATAGAAAATTTCAAAAATTTGCAGATTTAAAAGATGTAACGATAATATCATATTCCGTTCCGGAAGAATTTAAAATATATGACAACATAATAGAAGTAAAAACAAAGGAGGATAAATAG